In Curtobacterium sp. TC1, the following proteins share a genomic window:
- a CDS encoding alpha/beta hydrolase, protein MKSGRRTVLALVAAVVALGAVASCSTDPVGDENATVTADSVIYPLSLEYHGIDVVADVPYGTAPLQRLDVCLPADSAPETTATPTATPSATATADPAAAAAATGRPAVLMIHGGSWSHGDKATAAYRSVCKYLASEGFVTFNVDYRLAPTDPFPAGLDDVRRALDYVFRPATLETYDVDSQRVGVFGGSAGGNLAAMLAVTDHESAAYAEGDRIRAVVDLSGPTNLTSRSTRADGVSASFQRKQLLYLGCRTYAKCPAATRASPEYHVTSDTAPFFIGHSTDEFIPLWESQEFAATLRSHDVPVTFVQVEGTAHSIAQLDEAMSRRVATFLRTQLG, encoded by the coding sequence ATGAAGTCCGGCCGCCGCACAGTGCTCGCGCTCGTCGCCGCGGTCGTGGCGCTCGGCGCGGTCGCGTCCTGCAGCACGGACCCCGTCGGCGACGAGAACGCGACGGTCACCGCGGACAGCGTCATCTACCCGCTGTCGCTGGAGTACCACGGCATCGACGTGGTCGCCGACGTGCCGTACGGCACGGCCCCGTTGCAGCGACTCGACGTCTGCCTGCCGGCCGACAGCGCCCCGGAGACGACCGCGACCCCGACGGCGACGCCGTCCGCCACCGCGACGGCCGATCCGGCAGCAGCTGCGGCCGCCACCGGTCGGCCGGCCGTGCTGATGATCCACGGCGGCAGCTGGTCGCACGGCGACAAGGCCACGGCCGCCTACCGGTCGGTGTGCAAGTACCTGGCGTCCGAGGGCTTCGTGACGTTCAACGTGGACTACCGGCTCGCCCCCACCGATCCGTTCCCGGCCGGCCTCGACGACGTCCGCCGCGCGCTCGACTACGTGTTCCGTCCCGCGACGCTCGAGACCTACGACGTCGACTCCCAGCGGGTCGGGGTGTTCGGCGGGAGCGCGGGCGGCAACCTCGCGGCGATGCTCGCGGTGACCGACCACGAGTCCGCCGCGTACGCCGAGGGCGACCGGATCCGTGCGGTCGTCGACCTGAGCGGCCCCACGAACCTGACGTCACGCTCGACCCGGGCCGACGGCGTGTCGGCGTCCTTCCAGCGGAAGCAGTTGCTCTACCTCGGCTGCCGGACCTACGCGAAGTGTCCGGCGGCCACCCGTGCGTCGCCGGAGTACCACGTGACCTCGGACACGGCACCGTTCTTCATCGGGCACTCGACGGACGAGTTCATCCCGCTGTGGGAGTCGCAGGAGTTCGCGGCCACGCTCCGGTCGCACGACGTGCCGGTGACGTTCGTGCAGGTCGAGGGCACGGCCCACTCGATCGCCCAGCTCGACGAGGCGATGAGCCGACGCGTCGCGACGTTCCTGCGGACCCAGCTCGGCTGA
- a CDS encoding polyphosphate kinase 2 family protein — MSRRKAWNADPEPLLRVEPGFRLDQVDPDATPGFPGRKIDGLEALAAGASRLAALQERLYAASTAGDQRRVLLVLQAMDTAGKGGIVSHVVGAVDPNGVRYAGFKAPTAEEREHDFLWRIERQLPSAGQLGVFDRSHYEDVLIQRIRAFAAPDEIERRYGAITDFEDRLTAEGTTIVKVMLHISKDEQRERLGERLDRPDKHWKFNPADIDERLLWDRYQDAYQIVFDRTSTPQAPWYVVPANRKWYARLAVQQLLLRALEDMQLSWPKADFDVAEQRQRLAES, encoded by the coding sequence GTGAGCCGTCGCAAGGCCTGGAACGCCGATCCCGAACCGCTGCTCCGCGTCGAACCGGGCTTCCGCCTGGACCAGGTCGACCCGGACGCGACGCCGGGCTTCCCCGGCCGCAAGATCGACGGGCTCGAAGCGCTCGCCGCGGGGGCCTCCCGTCTCGCCGCCCTGCAGGAGCGGCTGTACGCGGCGTCGACCGCCGGCGACCAGCGCCGGGTGCTGCTCGTGCTGCAGGCGATGGACACCGCTGGCAAGGGCGGCATCGTCTCGCACGTCGTCGGTGCGGTCGACCCCAACGGCGTGCGCTACGCGGGCTTCAAGGCCCCGACGGCCGAGGAGCGCGAGCACGACTTCCTCTGGCGCATCGAGCGGCAGCTCCCGAGCGCCGGGCAGCTCGGCGTGTTCGACCGCTCGCACTACGAGGACGTCCTCATCCAGCGCATCCGGGCCTTCGCGGCGCCGGACGAGATCGAGCGACGCTACGGCGCGATCACCGACTTCGAGGACCGTCTCACCGCCGAGGGCACCACGATCGTCAAGGTGATGCTGCACATCTCGAAGGACGAACAGCGCGAACGCCTCGGCGAGCGACTGGACCGCCCCGACAAGCACTGGAAGTTCAACCCGGCCGACATCGACGAGCGCCTGCTGTGGGACCGCTACCAGGACGCCTACCAGATCGTGTTCGACCGGACCTCGACCCCGCAGGCGCCCTGGTACGTCGTGCCGGCGAACCGCAAGTGGTACGCCCGCTTGGCGGTGCAGCAGCTCCTGCTGCGTGCGCTCGAGGACATGCAGCTCTCGTGGCCGAAGGCGGACTTCGACGTAGCCGAGCAACGACAGCGGCTCGCCGAGTCCTGA